In Microplitis mediator isolate UGA2020A chromosome 2, iyMicMedi2.1, whole genome shotgun sequence, a single window of DNA contains:
- the LOC130678491 gene encoding uncharacterized protein LOC130678491 isoform X2, whose product MYVSKFFNRNISTMSKKIICLFDIDGTLTKPRLKIEPNIEKSLLEISKREKFDIAVVGGSDLDKVKEQLGGNDVFKKFKYVFSENGLVAFKDGKQLASETIQNFIGEDSLQDFINFCLRYIADLKLPFKRGTFIEFRTGMINVSPVGRNCSQKERLQFYEYDKEHHVREKFIQALKKEFSDMALTYSIGGQISFDVFPIGWDKTYCLRHVDEYDEIHFFGDKTREGGNDYEIYESDLTTGHRVSGPEDTLKQLKILCEILNEKRSKE is encoded by the exons ATGTACGTAAGTAA attTTTCAATAGAAATATATCTACaatgtcgaaaaaaattatttgtctattTGATATCGACGGTACATTAACTAAACCACGtttg aaAATAGAaccaaatattgaaaaatcatTATTAGAAATATctaaaagagaaaaatttgacATAGCCGTTGTTGGTGGATCTGATCTTGATAAAGTAAAAGAACAATTGGGAGGCAAtgatgtatttaaaaaattcaaatatgtaTTCTCTGAAAATGGCCTTGTTGCTTTCAAAGACGGCAAGCAACTCGCATCTgag ACAATTCAAAACTTCATAGGCGAAGATTCATTGcaagattttataaacttcTGCTTGCGGTATATAgctgatttaaaattacctTTCAAACGCGGAACGTTCATTGAATTTCGTACGGGAATGATAAATGTGTCGCCAGTCGGTCGTAATTGCAGTCAGAAAGAAcgcttacaattttatgaaTACGACAAAGAGCATCACGTACGTGAGAAATTTATTCAGGCtttgaaaaaagaattttctgACATGGCACTGACCTACAGTATCGGTGGGCAAATATCATTTGATGTCTTTCCTATTGGATGGGACAAAACTTACTGTCTGCGGCACGTTGATGAGTACGACGAGATTCATTTCTTTGGTGACAAAACACGAGAAGGTGGAAATgattatgaaatttatgaaAGCGATTTAACTACCGGTCATCGCGTGTCAGGTCCCGAGGATACACTCAAGCAATTGAAAATTCTCTGTGAAATTCTCAATGAAAAACGTAGTAAAGAGTAG
- the LOC130678491 gene encoding uncharacterized protein LOC130678491 isoform X1 — MRIYLPRCERLFFNRNISTMSKKIICLFDIDGTLTKPRLKIEPNIEKSLLEISKREKFDIAVVGGSDLDKVKEQLGGNDVFKKFKYVFSENGLVAFKDGKQLASETIQNFIGEDSLQDFINFCLRYIADLKLPFKRGTFIEFRTGMINVSPVGRNCSQKERLQFYEYDKEHHVREKFIQALKKEFSDMALTYSIGGQISFDVFPIGWDKTYCLRHVDEYDEIHFFGDKTREGGNDYEIYESDLTTGHRVSGPEDTLKQLKILCEILNEKRSKE; from the exons ATGAGAATTTATCTGCCACGTTGTGAACGTTT attTTTCAATAGAAATATATCTACaatgtcgaaaaaaattatttgtctattTGATATCGACGGTACATTAACTAAACCACGtttg aaAATAGAaccaaatattgaaaaatcatTATTAGAAATATctaaaagagaaaaatttgacATAGCCGTTGTTGGTGGATCTGATCTTGATAAAGTAAAAGAACAATTGGGAGGCAAtgatgtatttaaaaaattcaaatatgtaTTCTCTGAAAATGGCCTTGTTGCTTTCAAAGACGGCAAGCAACTCGCATCTgag ACAATTCAAAACTTCATAGGCGAAGATTCATTGcaagattttataaacttcTGCTTGCGGTATATAgctgatttaaaattacctTTCAAACGCGGAACGTTCATTGAATTTCGTACGGGAATGATAAATGTGTCGCCAGTCGGTCGTAATTGCAGTCAGAAAGAAcgcttacaattttatgaaTACGACAAAGAGCATCACGTACGTGAGAAATTTATTCAGGCtttgaaaaaagaattttctgACATGGCACTGACCTACAGTATCGGTGGGCAAATATCATTTGATGTCTTTCCTATTGGATGGGACAAAACTTACTGTCTGCGGCACGTTGATGAGTACGACGAGATTCATTTCTTTGGTGACAAAACACGAGAAGGTGGAAATgattatgaaatttatgaaAGCGATTTAACTACCGGTCATCGCGTGTCAGGTCCCGAGGATACACTCAAGCAATTGAAAATTCTCTGTGAAATTCTCAATGAAAAACGTAGTAAAGAGTAG
- the LOC130678491 gene encoding uncharacterized protein LOC130678491 isoform X3 yields MSKKIICLFDIDGTLTKPRLKIEPNIEKSLLEISKREKFDIAVVGGSDLDKVKEQLGGNDVFKKFKYVFSENGLVAFKDGKQLASETIQNFIGEDSLQDFINFCLRYIADLKLPFKRGTFIEFRTGMINVSPVGRNCSQKERLQFYEYDKEHHVREKFIQALKKEFSDMALTYSIGGQISFDVFPIGWDKTYCLRHVDEYDEIHFFGDKTREGGNDYEIYESDLTTGHRVSGPEDTLKQLKILCEILNEKRSKE; encoded by the exons atgtcgaaaaaaattatttgtctattTGATATCGACGGTACATTAACTAAACCACGtttg aaAATAGAaccaaatattgaaaaatcatTATTAGAAATATctaaaagagaaaaatttgacATAGCCGTTGTTGGTGGATCTGATCTTGATAAAGTAAAAGAACAATTGGGAGGCAAtgatgtatttaaaaaattcaaatatgtaTTCTCTGAAAATGGCCTTGTTGCTTTCAAAGACGGCAAGCAACTCGCATCTgag ACAATTCAAAACTTCATAGGCGAAGATTCATTGcaagattttataaacttcTGCTTGCGGTATATAgctgatttaaaattacctTTCAAACGCGGAACGTTCATTGAATTTCGTACGGGAATGATAAATGTGTCGCCAGTCGGTCGTAATTGCAGTCAGAAAGAAcgcttacaattttatgaaTACGACAAAGAGCATCACGTACGTGAGAAATTTATTCAGGCtttgaaaaaagaattttctgACATGGCACTGACCTACAGTATCGGTGGGCAAATATCATTTGATGTCTTTCCTATTGGATGGGACAAAACTTACTGTCTGCGGCACGTTGATGAGTACGACGAGATTCATTTCTTTGGTGACAAAACACGAGAAGGTGGAAATgattatgaaatttatgaaAGCGATTTAACTACCGGTCATCGCGTGTCAGGTCCCGAGGATACACTCAAGCAATTGAAAATTCTCTGTGAAATTCTCAATGAAAAACGTAGTAAAGAGTAG
- the LOC130678490 gene encoding methylglutaconyl-CoA hydratase, mitochondrial has protein sequence MVSLMSRLKTTRIVNSVSLIRQMSTKVMTDGEDKINNKEVRISYLDGKDNGIAVLGLERPEARNAFSKNLVSQLTEAVDAIRNDEKVRVLIIRSLVPKIFSAGADLRERFKMTENEVEEFIHSLRNFMRNVETMPTPVIAAIDGAALGGGLELALASDIRTAASESKMGLVETKWAIFPGAGGTLRLPRIVGPAVAKELIYTSRIIDGEEAKSIGLINHVVKQNKMGDAAYHAALDIAREILPNGPIGVRLAKVVMSQGFEIPIEDGFEIEKKCYSKLLKTQDRIEGLAAFSAKRVPIYRGV, from the exons ATGGTATCGTTGATGTCAAGATTAAAAACCACCAGAATAGTAAATAGTGTTTCATTAATACGACAAATGTCAACTAAAGTAATGACTGATGGTgaggataaaataaataataaagaagtAAGAATAAGTTATCTTGATGGTAAGGACAATGGGATAGCGGTTTTGGGACTGGAACGTCCTGAGGCAAGAAATGCATTCAGCAAAAATCTTGTGTCCCAATTGACCGAAGCCGTTGATGCGATACGTAACGATGAGAAAGTTAGAGTACTCATAATTCGCAGCCTGGTACCGAAGATATTTAGTGCTGGCGCTGATTTGAGGGAACGATTTAAAATGACGGAAAATGAAGTTGAAGAATTCATACATTCACTGCgtaattttatgagaaatgtCGAGACAATGCCAACGCCTGTTATTGCTGCTATTGATGGTGCGGCCTTGGGAGGCGGATTAGAATTAGCACTTGCTTCTGATATAAGAACAGCAGCCAGTGAATCTAAAATGGGCCTTGTTGAGACCAAATGGGCAATTTTTCCTGGTGCTGGTGGTACATTACGACTGCCACGGATTGTTGGCCCTGCAGTTGCCAAAGAACTTATTTACACATCGAGAATAATTGATGGAGAGGAAGCTAAAAGTATTGGGTTGATTAATCATGTTGTTAAGCAAAATAAAATGGGCGATGCTGCTTATCACGCAGCACTTGATATTGCCAGAGAAATTTTACCCAATGGACCTATCGGTgttag aTTGGCGAAAGTTGTAATGTCACAAGGATTTGAAATTCCTATTGAAGATGGATTTGAAATTGAGAAAAAGTGTTACAGCAAATTACTTAAAACACAAGATCGGATTGAAGGATTGGCGGCATTCTCAGCTAAACGTGTTCCCATTTACCGaggagtataa
- the LOC130678488 gene encoding MATH and LRR domain-containing protein PFE0570w-like isoform X2: MKNVAVILVLFVSCIAFINSSPLPGVGDNKVSIATNKNNKDSGLAVVSSRQSTGAVASDDDDDDDDDDDVLSDIVDPDDDDDDDDDDDDDTPDEDTKGEDDEEDDDDDEDYLERFIDDILGGEDEDDDDDDEGTSSIVEPIKPASPVQAPQAPVIPASVQSDLNAVADEGAVIAENSADIHQHSSGVADAAGVAYDETAEEAGDVPPEGQAATDIEGVNTQPASQPAIVHQTSNITPVASGTVNDDDDDDDDDDDEGIDDVIDDGDDDDEDDDEENDDDEDDDDGDVGDLLSRNARLARAFEPGTPGDVSAIYVSKYNKFVDNILGRINKILKAKYDPVTVKLTNPNPANKANKTKKKKKKKTKTGKSKQENVESVDNKINESTTAAEIVEFLTTEATPLINASNEQQTSSRGSVVKDNKKKSSSSKNKIKTKPVVKGTSNKNKVKQSKPKQKSRARATLYGLSSLKRAGDVSVNMMSDHTTIRTKFNLGPLILKVEKEFGRAAKKELRSATATTAEMSGKLSLRVLHGGAATLHSIRVLQPKQVRVDSPDDHDRTREFVWRRSSHIAHLVSQKLSSATRSMLRPPPSTPEVSLLSSS; the protein is encoded by the exons ATGAAGAACGTGGCGGTGATACTGGTGCTATTTGTAAGCTGCATAGCGTTTATAAATTCATCGCCACTTCCTGGTGTCGGTGACAACAAAGTATCCATAgcaacaaacaaaaataataaagacagTGGTCTTGCTGTGGTATCATCACGACAATCAACAGGTGCAGTAGCATCTgatgacgacgacgacgacgatgacgatgatgatgtATTGTCTGACATAGTAGATCCAGATGACGACGACGATGATGACGACGATGACGACGATGATACTCCGGATGAGGATACTAAAGGTGAAGACGATGAAGAAGATGACGATGATGACGAAGATTATCTAGAACGTTTCATTGATGACATTCTTGGAG gaGAGGACGAAGATgacgatgacgatgatgaAGGAACTAGTTCAATTGTGGAGCCAATAAAACCAGCAAGTCCAGTTCAAGCGCCTCAGGCACCAGTCATACCAGCCAGTGTTCAATCAGACTTGAATGCAGTTGCTGACGAGGGTGCGGTTATCGCTGAGAACTCTGCAGACATACATCAGCATTCATCGGGTGTCGCTGATGCCGCTGGTGTTGCGTACGACGAAACAGCCGAAGAAGCCGGAGATGTTCCACCAGAAGGCCAAGCAGCAACAGATATCGAAGGTGTCAATACTCAACCTGCATCACAACCTGCAATCGTTCATCAGACTTCAAACATTACGCCTGTTGCATCGGGAACAGTgaacgacgacgacgacgacgacgatgaCGACGATGACGAAGGAATTGACGACGTTATTGATGACGGTGACGATGACGATGAGGACGATGATGAAGagaatgatgatgatgaggatgatgatgatggagATGTTGGAGATCTTCTTAGCCGTAACGCTCGACTTGCAC gTGCCTTTGAACCTGGGACGCCTGGCGATGTATCTGCTATCTACGTATccaagtacaataaatttgttGACAATATTTTGGGAAGGATTAACAAAATTCTCAAGGCCAAGTACGATCCTGTTACGGTTAAACTCACGAACCCTAATCCGGCGAACAAAGCTAATAAGaccaagaagaagaagaagaagaagacaaAGACTGGGAAAAGTAAACAGGAGAATGTTGAATctgttgataataaaattaat gAGTCAACGACTGCTGCAGAAATAGTTGAGTTCTTGACAACTGAAGCCACACCTTTGATTAACGCTTCCAATGAACAACAAACGAGTAGTCGTGGATCAGTTGTCAAAGACAATAAAAAGAAGTCGAGctcgagtaaaaataaaattaaaactaaaccAGTTGTCAAAGGAacttctaataaaaataaa gtaaaaCAGAGTAAGCCAAAGCAAAAATCAAGGGCACGAGCAACTCTGTACGGTTTGTCTTCACTCAAAAGAGCCGGTGACGTGTCCGTTAATATGATGAGCGACCACACGACAATTAGgacgaaatttaatttaggtCCGCTTAtattaaaagttgaaaaagaATTTGGAAGAGCCGCGAAAAAAGAATTACGAAGTGCCACTGCGACAACCGCTGAGATGTCAGGAAAATTAAGTCTACGTGTATTGCATGGCGGAGCAGCGACTCTGCATTCCATTCGTGTTCTTCAACCCAAGCag gtACGAGTTGACAGCCCAGATGATCACGATCGCACCCGCGAATTTGTCTGGCGAAGATCATCTCATATTGCCCACCTAGTATCGCAGAAACTTTCATCAGCCACGAGGTCGATGCTTCGGCCGCCACCATCGACACCTGAAGTATCATTACTatcatcatcataa
- the LOC130678488 gene encoding uncharacterized protein LOC130678488 isoform X3, translated as MKNVAVILVLFVSCIAFINSSPLPGVGDNKVSIATNKNNKDSGLAVVSSRQSTGAVASDDDDDDDDDDDVLSDIVDPDDDDDDDDDDDDDTPDEDTKGEDDEEDDDDDEDYLERFIDDILGGEDEDDDDDDEGTSSIVEPIKPASPVQAPQAPVIPASVQSDLNAVADEGAVIAENSADIHQHSSGVADAAGVAYDETAEEAGDVPPEGQAATDIEGAFEPGTPGDVSAIYVSKYNKFVDNILGRINKILKAKYDPVTVKLTNPNPANKANKTKKKKKKKTKTGKSKQENVESVDNKINESTTAAEIVEFLTTEATPLINASNEQQTSSRGSVVKDNKKKSSSSKNKIKTKPVVKGTSNKNKVKQSKPKQKSRARATLYGLSSLKRAGDVSVNMMSDHTTIRTKFNLGPLILKVEKEFGRAAKKELRSATATTAEMSGKLSLRVLHGGAATLHSIRVLQPKQVRVDSPDDHDRTREFVWRRSSHIAHLVSQKLSSATRSMLRPPPSTPEVSLLSSS; from the exons ATGAAGAACGTGGCGGTGATACTGGTGCTATTTGTAAGCTGCATAGCGTTTATAAATTCATCGCCACTTCCTGGTGTCGGTGACAACAAAGTATCCATAgcaacaaacaaaaataataaagacagTGGTCTTGCTGTGGTATCATCACGACAATCAACAGGTGCAGTAGCATCTgatgacgacgacgacgacgatgacgatgatgatgtATTGTCTGACATAGTAGATCCAGATGACGACGACGATGATGACGACGATGACGACGATGATACTCCGGATGAGGATACTAAAGGTGAAGACGATGAAGAAGATGACGATGATGACGAAGATTATCTAGAACGTTTCATTGATGACATTCTTGGAG gaGAGGACGAAGATgacgatgacgatgatgaAGGAACTAGTTCAATTGTGGAGCCAATAAAACCAGCAAGTCCAGTTCAAGCGCCTCAGGCACCAGTCATACCAGCCAGTGTTCAATCAGACTTGAATGCAGTTGCTGACGAGGGTGCGGTTATCGCTGAGAACTCTGCAGACATACATCAGCATTCATCGGGTGTCGCTGATGCCGCTGGTGTTGCGTACGACGAAACAGCCGAAGAAGCCGGAGATGTTCCACCAGAAGGCCAAGCAGCAACAGATATCGAAG gTGCCTTTGAACCTGGGACGCCTGGCGATGTATCTGCTATCTACGTATccaagtacaataaatttgttGACAATATTTTGGGAAGGATTAACAAAATTCTCAAGGCCAAGTACGATCCTGTTACGGTTAAACTCACGAACCCTAATCCGGCGAACAAAGCTAATAAGaccaagaagaagaagaagaagaagacaaAGACTGGGAAAAGTAAACAGGAGAATGTTGAATctgttgataataaaattaat gAGTCAACGACTGCTGCAGAAATAGTTGAGTTCTTGACAACTGAAGCCACACCTTTGATTAACGCTTCCAATGAACAACAAACGAGTAGTCGTGGATCAGTTGTCAAAGACAATAAAAAGAAGTCGAGctcgagtaaaaataaaattaaaactaaaccAGTTGTCAAAGGAacttctaataaaaataaa gtaaaaCAGAGTAAGCCAAAGCAAAAATCAAGGGCACGAGCAACTCTGTACGGTTTGTCTTCACTCAAAAGAGCCGGTGACGTGTCCGTTAATATGATGAGCGACCACACGACAATTAGgacgaaatttaatttaggtCCGCTTAtattaaaagttgaaaaagaATTTGGAAGAGCCGCGAAAAAAGAATTACGAAGTGCCACTGCGACAACCGCTGAGATGTCAGGAAAATTAAGTCTACGTGTATTGCATGGCGGAGCAGCGACTCTGCATTCCATTCGTGTTCTTCAACCCAAGCag gtACGAGTTGACAGCCCAGATGATCACGATCGCACCCGCGAATTTGTCTGGCGAAGATCATCTCATATTGCCCACCTAGTATCGCAGAAACTTTCATCAGCCACGAGGTCGATGCTTCGGCCGCCACCATCGACACCTGAAGTATCATTACTatcatcatcataa
- the LOC130678488 gene encoding MATH and LRR domain-containing protein PFE0570w-like isoform X1: MKNVAVILVLFVSCIAFINSSPLPGVGDNKVSIATNKNNKDSGLAVVSSRQSTGAVASDDDDDDDDDDDVLSDIVDPDDDDDDDDDDDDDTPDEDTKGEDDEEDDDDDEDYLERFIDDILGGEDEDDDDDDEGTSSIVEPIKPASPVQAPQAPVIPASVQSDLNAVADEGAVIAENSADIHQHSSGVADAAGVAYDETAEEAGDVPPEGQAATDIEGVNTQPASQPAIVHQTSNITPVASGTVNDDDDDDDDDDDEGIDDVIDDGDDDDEDDDEENDDDEDDDDGDVGDLLSRNARLAREFKGKTKKHTNNKRSRAFEPGTPGDVSAIYVSKYNKFVDNILGRINKILKAKYDPVTVKLTNPNPANKANKTKKKKKKKTKTGKSKQENVESVDNKINESTTAAEIVEFLTTEATPLINASNEQQTSSRGSVVKDNKKKSSSSKNKIKTKPVVKGTSNKNKVKQSKPKQKSRARATLYGLSSLKRAGDVSVNMMSDHTTIRTKFNLGPLILKVEKEFGRAAKKELRSATATTAEMSGKLSLRVLHGGAATLHSIRVLQPKQVRVDSPDDHDRTREFVWRRSSHIAHLVSQKLSSATRSMLRPPPSTPEVSLLSSS; encoded by the exons ATGAAGAACGTGGCGGTGATACTGGTGCTATTTGTAAGCTGCATAGCGTTTATAAATTCATCGCCACTTCCTGGTGTCGGTGACAACAAAGTATCCATAgcaacaaacaaaaataataaagacagTGGTCTTGCTGTGGTATCATCACGACAATCAACAGGTGCAGTAGCATCTgatgacgacgacgacgacgatgacgatgatgatgtATTGTCTGACATAGTAGATCCAGATGACGACGACGATGATGACGACGATGACGACGATGATACTCCGGATGAGGATACTAAAGGTGAAGACGATGAAGAAGATGACGATGATGACGAAGATTATCTAGAACGTTTCATTGATGACATTCTTGGAG gaGAGGACGAAGATgacgatgacgatgatgaAGGAACTAGTTCAATTGTGGAGCCAATAAAACCAGCAAGTCCAGTTCAAGCGCCTCAGGCACCAGTCATACCAGCCAGTGTTCAATCAGACTTGAATGCAGTTGCTGACGAGGGTGCGGTTATCGCTGAGAACTCTGCAGACATACATCAGCATTCATCGGGTGTCGCTGATGCCGCTGGTGTTGCGTACGACGAAACAGCCGAAGAAGCCGGAGATGTTCCACCAGAAGGCCAAGCAGCAACAGATATCGAAGGTGTCAATACTCAACCTGCATCACAACCTGCAATCGTTCATCAGACTTCAAACATTACGCCTGTTGCATCGGGAACAGTgaacgacgacgacgacgacgacgatgaCGACGATGACGAAGGAATTGACGACGTTATTGATGACGGTGACGATGACGATGAGGACGATGATGAAGagaatgatgatgatgaggatgatgatgatggagATGTTGGAGATCTTCTTAGCCGTAACGCTCGACTTGCACGTGAGTTCAAGGGCAAGACAAAGAAACACACTAACAACAAACGGTCGC gTGCCTTTGAACCTGGGACGCCTGGCGATGTATCTGCTATCTACGTATccaagtacaataaatttgttGACAATATTTTGGGAAGGATTAACAAAATTCTCAAGGCCAAGTACGATCCTGTTACGGTTAAACTCACGAACCCTAATCCGGCGAACAAAGCTAATAAGaccaagaagaagaagaagaagaagacaaAGACTGGGAAAAGTAAACAGGAGAATGTTGAATctgttgataataaaattaat gAGTCAACGACTGCTGCAGAAATAGTTGAGTTCTTGACAACTGAAGCCACACCTTTGATTAACGCTTCCAATGAACAACAAACGAGTAGTCGTGGATCAGTTGTCAAAGACAATAAAAAGAAGTCGAGctcgagtaaaaataaaattaaaactaaaccAGTTGTCAAAGGAacttctaataaaaataaa gtaaaaCAGAGTAAGCCAAAGCAAAAATCAAGGGCACGAGCAACTCTGTACGGTTTGTCTTCACTCAAAAGAGCCGGTGACGTGTCCGTTAATATGATGAGCGACCACACGACAATTAGgacgaaatttaatttaggtCCGCTTAtattaaaagttgaaaaagaATTTGGAAGAGCCGCGAAAAAAGAATTACGAAGTGCCACTGCGACAACCGCTGAGATGTCAGGAAAATTAAGTCTACGTGTATTGCATGGCGGAGCAGCGACTCTGCATTCCATTCGTGTTCTTCAACCCAAGCag gtACGAGTTGACAGCCCAGATGATCACGATCGCACCCGCGAATTTGTCTGGCGAAGATCATCTCATATTGCCCACCTAGTATCGCAGAAACTTTCATCAGCCACGAGGTCGATGCTTCGGCCGCCACCATCGACACCTGAAGTATCATTACTatcatcatcataa